From Hymenobacter sediminicola:
CAAGAGTGGCTCCGGACTATCGTACCACAGAAAGGCGATAATCAGAAACTGTAGCGCCAGTTGCAAGCCGCTCCAGCGAGTAAGCAGCCCTACCGCTACCAGCAGGCCGCCGGCAAATTCGCCCCAGGCCGCCAGCCAGGCCCACACGTAGGGCGAAGGATACACAAACCCAAGTTGTGCCACCTGCTGCACAAACCAGTCGGGTGGGCCCAGCGCGGCCGCCCCCGTAAGCAGCTTAGAAACCTCAGAGGCGGTGGTCAGGTTGACGAGCTTGGACCAACCGGCGCCAACAGCAATAGACAGGCCCAGATGCAGGCGAAACAGAAGCCACGCTACATCTGCAAAGCGCGACGAAAAAGGACGAGCGAAAAACAGCCATTTTTTCATGATGACACGATAGCAGAAAGTGAAATATGATTTCGCTTACAGCTTCCCGTTGGGCTCATAGCCCATGCTGAGTTTCGTATCGCCAGTGATGGTGAGGTTCAGGCTGGCTTCTTCCTTAGATGGATTTAGAAGCAATGCCGAGGAGCCCGCCATAAACCGGACAGTCCCTCTGGCGCCGGGGGCCAGGGTAGTTTTGCCGAAAATGCCACCACCGCGCGGACGCTCTTTGATTTCGACAGACACCTTCCCTACGTTGTGGGCCTCTACCTTAAAGGCACCGAGTTGACTTCCGCCTAATACGAATTGCTTGCCGGGCTCAATGCGCAGCCCGGAACGGATACCAGCCCAGCAGACCGTAGCCAGCAACAGCCCGAGAATGAATATGGCTACCGCGGGAGCCGAACGGAAAATGGAAAAAGTACGCATGACAGGTTGGGGGTTGAGGTGAAACAATGGTTCAAAGGAACCGCCGCTTAGCCTCCCAAACGCCCCGATTTACAGCCTGGCACGCCCCAATATATAATCTGACACCTTCGGGCACGCTTACTCTTCGCGTGCTACCTCACTGGGGGTGAGCCCGCGCAGCTTCTTGAATACCCGATTGAACGTAGACTTGGAATTGAAGCCGGCTTCCAGCGCCACGGCCAGCAACGTGTAGTGCCGGAATTTCGGGTCACGCAGGCGGCGCTCGGCTTCGCGCACCCGATACTCGTTGATGAAGTCGTTGAAGTTCTGCTCACAGCCCGTGTTAATGACTTTGGAAAGCCATGAGGTATTTGTGCGAAGCTGCGCCGCCAGCTCGCCCAGCGTTAGCTCGGGCTCCAGATAAGGGTGCACAACTTGCATATGGTGCAGCAAACGTTTCGTCCACCGGGCAAGCTCAGCATCGGCTTCTGCTGGCGCTGCGGTGTCGTCCGAATCTGCCGGGTCAGCAACCAGCAGCGTTTTGGGTTCGGCTCTATCCACCGCTGCTTCTGGCTGCGCGGCTGGCTCGTGCGCATAGTGCTGGCCTGGGACTACGGCTGCTGGCTGCTCGTCGGGGCTTGCACTGGGGTTAGTGGCCAAAACCGGCTGAGCGGCCGGCTGAAACCGCAGTGCCGCCAACCGGTGACCGGTGAGCAGGCCCGCAATACTGAGGTAGTAAATCAGCACACCCGTAAACAGGTAGTCGTACCAGGACTCATAGTAGCTCAAGGGGCTGATGAAGCTACCAATAAGCCCAAATGCCAGCGTAATGCCCGTGCCCGCCACCACGGCTACCAGCACGTTGCGCAGCCACCGGAGACGGATTTTCTCGGTATCGGAAAAGTTGTCGTTGAGGTAGCGGGCATACGCCCGGTATTCGCGCAGGCTACGCACCGCATACGCCAGCACCGATAGGTAGCCCAGCGCATCGGCTAAGTAATAAATGGGCTGCTGGTCGGCCCAGAAAGCCAGCGGGCCTTTGGTGCCAAAATGTTCCAGCAGTGGTTGATGCTGTATCCCGTGCCACCAGCCAATATCGTAGCCGAACACTAGCAGCCGCCACAGCAGTAGTAGCGCTACCGGCACGAAATGCCAGCCGTGCCTGCGTTCGAGCCGAAACTCCTGGTTGGTAAGACTGCGGAAGTAGAAGTATAGCCCAGGCCCTACGGCCAGCCAGTTGCTGAATGGCCAGTAGAACATAAACGTAGTGCGGGCATCGTGTGAGTCGTACCACCCTGCAAAGCCCAGCATCCACTGTGCCAGCCGCCCCGCAAACAGCAGCAGCAGCAGGGCCAGCCAGCCATCAGCCGCCGTCCCCTCTCGCCGCCGACGTGCCCATAATACCGCTGCCACCACAATGCCCTGCACGAAAAACGGCAGCAGCCCCCCACTATAGACATTGAAGCCGAACCACATACCGGCAAGGTAACAGCCGATTGGCTTTCGACTATATAAAAAACGGCCCCGACTCGGTTAAGTCGGGGCCGTTTGTAGAAAAGGCAACAGGCTCAGCAACGCTCGATAGTGCGTCTACATCCTGAGGGTTTATTCCAGCTCTTCCCGCAGCTGATACACTTTCCGCAGACTGCGGATCAGACGGGCCGACTCCTGAAAATTCAGGGTCTGCGCACCATCGGAGGCTGCTTCTTCCGGTTTCTCGTGTGCTTCGTAGATGATGCCATCGGCCCCGGCCATCAGTCCGGCCAGAGCCATAGTGGGCACATATTCCCGAATACCAATGCCATGCGAAGGATCCACGATGACCGGCAAGTGCGTTTTCTCCTTCAGAATGGGCACCGCGTTCAGGTCGAGAGTGTTGCGCGAAGCCGTTTCGAAGGTTCGGATGCCTCGCTCGCAGAGAATTAGCTTCTCGTTGCCACCCGAAAACACGTACTCGGCCGAGGACAGCAGTTCTTCGAGTGTACCAGAAATGCCCCGCTTAATCATCACCGGCTTGTCTACTCCGCCCAGCGCATCGAGCAGGTTAAAGTTCTGAGTGTTGCGGGCTCCTACCTGAAATACGTCCACGTAATCGTGCATTTCCTCCACCTGCGACACTTGCATTACCTCTGTCACGATTTTGATGCCGTGGGCACGAGCCATCTGATGAAACAGCTTCAGCCCGTCCATACCCAGGCCCCGGAAAGAGTACGGCGACGAGCGAGGCTTGAACACACCTCCCCGCATGATGCGCACGTCGTTTTCTACGAGGTGCTGCATAATCAGCTCCATCTGGGCTTCGCTCTCGATGCTGCAGGGTCCGGCCGCCAACGTAAGGCTGCCCTCCCCGATACACACTCCGTCGCCGAGGTCGAGGACGGTGGGCCGCACGCGCCACTTGCGGCTCACCAGCTTGTAGTCGTCCGAAACGCGGTGAATGTCCAGAATACCAGGTAGCTGCCCAATGGTACGCAGGTCGATATCTGCTTTGCCAATGGCCACCAGATAATGTGCCCGCTGGGTTTTCACCTCTGTGGCTTTGTATTTAAGGTCGTTGATGCGGGCCAGAATATCAGCCTTGGCGGCTTCTGAAATGGCGGGCTCGAGTTGAATGATCATACTGGAAAGAGAAATAGGGAATCTGGCCTGCGGTGCATTACTACTACCGCAGGCTTAGGCTACTACTGACTGCACGAACCGTTGGGCCGCGGCCGGAACATCTTCTACCCCATCGAGGGCACGAATGAAAGCGGAGCCGATAATGGCACCTTCGGCGTAGCGGCAGGCATGCTGGAAAGAGGCTTTGTCGCCGATGCCGAACCCGATAAGGCGAGGGTTACGCAGCTTCATGTCCTCGATGCGCTGAAAATATGCGTCCTGCACGCCAGCTGCTTGCGTGTTGGCGCCGCCCGTGGTGCCAGGGCCCGACACGAGGTACAGAAACGAATCGGTTAGCTCATCGATGCGGCGAATACGTTCGGGCGCCGTTTGGGGTGTAATGAGAAACACCGGCCGCAGGTTGTGGCGCCGAAATACGTCCTGGTATTCCTGCACATAGTCATCCAGGGGCAAATCGGGCAGAATTACCCCGTCCACGCCAGCGGCGGCGGCTTCACGGCAGAAATTTTCCACTCCAAACTGCATCACCGGATTCAGATAGCCCATCAGCAGAATGGGCGTATCCGGCACCGACTCGCGGATACCCTGCAACTGGCTGAACAGCACCCGCATATTCATGCCATTGTGCAGCGCCGCCGTGCTGCTGGCCTGAATCACCGGGCCATCCGCCAATGGGTCAGAGAATGGCATCCCGATTTCAATGAGGTCGGCGCCAGCGGTAGCCAGAGCCTGTAGCAGCGGCACAGTATCGTGCAGGCGCGGGTAACCGGCCGTAAAGTAAATATTGAGCAGGCCTTTCTGCTTTTTTTGGAAGGCACTTTTGATTCGGTTCATTGTGTTGTTCCGGTCTTCTGGGTTGAGCAGCTGATAGGGGGCGTTACATGATAGTGTCGGCGTACTTGATGTACGTTTCCAAGTCTTTGTCGCCGCGGCCCGAAAGATTGATAACTACTACCTCTTCAGGCCCAGCTCCCAGCTGGCCGATGGCAGCCAGCGCGTGCGCCGTCTCCAGTGCCGGAATAATGCCCTCCAATCGGCTGCACTCCGATACCGCCTTCAGCGCCGGCTCATCCTCAATGCTGATGAAACGCGCCCGGCCCGATTCTGCCAGAAACGCATGCAGCGGCCCGATACCAGGGTAGTCGAGCCCCGCCGACAGCGAGTAGGGTTCTGTAATCTGGCCGTCTTCGTCCTGCATGAGCAGGGTGCGTGAGCCATGAATGATGCCCGGCTTGCCCAGTACTGAGGTAGCTGCCGAGTGCCCGGAGTGAATACCGTGCCCGGCGGCCTCTACCGCCACCAGCTGCACCGACGGCTCCTCCAGAAAATGGTAGAACGCGCCGGCCGCATTGGAACCACCGCCTACACAGGCCACCACATAGTTAGGCAGCTCCGAGCCCGTTTTTTCCAGCAGTTGCTTGCGCATTTCCTCACTGATAACGGCTTGTAGCCGCGCCACAAGGTCAGGGTACGGATGCGGCCCAACTACCGAGCCGATGATGTAGTGCGTGTCAACCGGGTTGGAAATCCAGTCCCGGATGGCTTCGTTGGTAGCGTCCTTCAGCGTGCGGCTGCCACTCATGGCGGCGCGCACTTCGGCTCCTAGCAGCCGCATCCGGTACACGTTGGGCTTCTGGCGCTCCATGTCTATTTCGCCCATGTACACAATGCACTCCATGCCCATCAGGGCGCAAACCGTGGCTGTGGCTACTCCGTGCTGGCCGGCGCCGGTTTCCGCAATGATGCGGGTTTTGCCCAGCCGCTTGGCCAGCAGAATCTGCCCTACCGTGTTGTTTATCTTGTGGGCGCCCGTGTGGCATAGGTCTTCGCGCTTGAGAAAAATCCGGGTGTTGTACTTCTCAGAAAGACGCTTGGCCTCAAACAGGGGCGTGGGCCGGCCGACATAGTCGCGGAGCAACTGCTGGTATTCGCGTTGAAACTCCGGGTCAGCGAAGATAGTCAGGTAGTTGTCGCGCAGCTCTTCCACGTTGGGGTAGAGCATTTCGGGGATGAAAGCGCCGCCAAACTGACCGTAGTAGCCGCGTTCCGTGGGGTGTTGGTACGTAGGATTCATGTGTTAATGGATTTGAGAGTGGCCAATGCAGCGCTTATATCAGTTGCCGCAAGCACACGGCAACGCACTGTAGTACACCACGTCAGGCTCGCAATTCAGTAAACATTTGCGCCAGCAGTTCTGGATCTTTCACGCCGGGCGCCGTTTCGAAACGGCTGTTCAGGTCCAGCGCAAACAGGCCAGGCACATGCAGGCTTCGGAGCGTGGCAGCCTGCGCCAAGTCCAGGCCCCCGGCCAGAAAGTAGGGCACCGCCAAAGGATAGGCTGCCAGCACGTTCCAGTCGAAGGCTGTGCCGTTGCCGCCGGGTTGCGGGCCTATGGTATCGAAGAGAAAGTAATCTACTTGCCCTACGTAGGGCAGCAGCTGCGCGAAGTCGAACGTCTCTCCTACTCCGAAGGCCTTGATAACCGGGATACCTACCGCCTGAAGCTCAGCGCACTGCACCGGACTTTCGTGGCCATGCAACTGCACCAACTCCAGCCCAAATGCTGCAACCTGCTCCTGTATCTGCGCATTCGGCGCATCTACGAACACACCTACTTTACGGATGGAAGCCGGCAGATCTAGCAGGGCCGCTCGGCTCAGCTTCTCTCCCACGTAGCGGCTGGATTTCGGGTAAAAAATGAAGCCCAGGAAATCAGGCTGCAGAGCCGCTACAGCTGCCAGGTTGTCGGGCTGCGTCATGCCACACACCTTGATATGAGGTACGGCGGCACTGGCAGAAACGTGGAGACCTGTGACGGACATAGCGGCAAGTAGTTAAATCAGGGTGAAGGCCTCCGTAGTGCGGAGCTGCTGCACCAGCGCAGCGCAGGCTTTTTCGGGGCGGCTGTGGCGCATGAAGGTTTCGCCGATGAGAAAACCTCGGTAGCCAACGGCCCGCAGCGCCTCGATTTCAGCTGCCGAGCTCAGGCCACTTTCCGTAACTTTCACATACGCCGCCGGAATGCGCTGAGCCAGCTCGCCGGAAGTATCGAGGCGGACGCTGAAGTCGTGAAGGTTGCGGTTGTTGACGCCCACCAGAGTCACGGCATCGGGGTGAAGGGTATTTTCCAGTTCTTCGGCGCTATGGATTTCGAGCAGCACTTCCAGCCCCAGGCTCTTGGCGAAACGCCCCAGTTGCAGCACTTCTTCTGGCATCAGCGCGGCCGCAATAAGCAACACGGCATCGGCTCCAATACTCTTGGCCTCCAGAATCTGGTATTCGTCTATAACAAAATCTTTGCGCAGAATGGGGCAAAAGTTGTAGCGCCGTGCCGTGGTGAGGTCCTCGTTTTTGCCGCCGAAAAACTCCGTATCGGT
This genomic window contains:
- a CDS encoding helix-turn-helix domain-containing protein; this translates as MWFGFNVYSGGLLPFFVQGIVVAAVLWARRRREGTAADGWLALLLLLFAGRLAQWMLGFAGWYDSHDARTTFMFYWPFSNWLAVGPGLYFYFRSLTNQEFRLERRHGWHFVPVALLLLWRLLVFGYDIGWWHGIQHQPLLEHFGTKGPLAFWADQQPIYYLADALGYLSVLAYAVRSLREYRAYARYLNDNFSDTEKIRLRWLRNVLVAVVAGTGITLAFGLIGSFISPLSYYESWYDYLFTGVLIYYLSIAGLLTGHRLAALRFQPAAQPVLATNPSASPDEQPAAVVPGQHYAHEPAAQPEAAVDRAEPKTLLVADPADSDDTAAPAEADAELARWTKRLLHHMQVVHPYLEPELTLGELAAQLRTNTSWLSKVINTGCEQNFNDFINEYRVREAERRLRDPKFRHYTLLAVALEAGFNSKSTFNRVFKKLRGLTPSEVAREE
- the aroF gene encoding 3-deoxy-7-phosphoheptulonate synthase, yielding MIIQLEPAISEAAKADILARINDLKYKATEVKTQRAHYLVAIGKADIDLRTIGQLPGILDIHRVSDDYKLVSRKWRVRPTVLDLGDGVCIGEGSLTLAAGPCSIESEAQMELIMQHLVENDVRIMRGGVFKPRSSPYSFRGLGMDGLKLFHQMARAHGIKIVTEVMQVSQVEEMHDYVDVFQVGARNTQNFNLLDALGGVDKPVMIKRGISGTLEELLSSAEYVFSGGNEKLILCERGIRTFETASRNTLDLNAVPILKEKTHLPVIVDPSHGIGIREYVPTMALAGLMAGADGIIYEAHEKPEEAASDGAQTLNFQESARLIRSLRKVYQLREELE
- the trpA gene encoding tryptophan synthase subunit alpha: MNRIKSAFQKKQKGLLNIYFTAGYPRLHDTVPLLQALATAGADLIEIGMPFSDPLADGPVIQASSTAALHNGMNMRVLFSQLQGIRESVPDTPILLMGYLNPVMQFGVENFCREAAAAGVDGVILPDLPLDDYVQEYQDVFRRHNLRPVFLITPQTAPERIRRIDELTDSFLYLVSGPGTTGGANTQAAGVQDAYFQRIEDMKLRNPRLIGFGIGDKASFQHACRYAEGAIIGSAFIRALDGVEDVPAAAQRFVQSVVA
- the trpB gene encoding tryptophan synthase subunit beta, with protein sequence MNPTYQHPTERGYYGQFGGAFIPEMLYPNVEELRDNYLTIFADPEFQREYQQLLRDYVGRPTPLFEAKRLSEKYNTRIFLKREDLCHTGAHKINNTVGQILLAKRLGKTRIIAETGAGQHGVATATVCALMGMECIVYMGEIDMERQKPNVYRMRLLGAEVRAAMSGSRTLKDATNEAIRDWISNPVDTHYIIGSVVGPHPYPDLVARLQAVISEEMRKQLLEKTGSELPNYVVACVGGGSNAAGAFYHFLEEPSVQLVAVEAAGHGIHSGHSAATSVLGKPGIIHGSRTLLMQDEDGQITEPYSLSAGLDYPGIGPLHAFLAESGRARFISIEDEPALKAVSECSRLEGIIPALETAHALAAIGQLGAGPEEVVVINLSGRGDKDLETYIKYADTIM
- a CDS encoding phosphoribosylanthranilate isomerase is translated as MSVTGLHVSASAAVPHIKVCGMTQPDNLAAVAALQPDFLGFIFYPKSSRYVGEKLSRAALLDLPASIRKVGVFVDAPNAQIQEQVAAFGLELVQLHGHESPVQCAELQAVGIPVIKAFGVGETFDFAQLLPYVGQVDYFLFDTIGPQPGGNGTAFDWNVLAAYPLAVPYFLAGGLDLAQAATLRSLHVPGLFALDLNSRFETAPGVKDPELLAQMFTELRA
- the trpC gene encoding indole-3-glycerol phosphate synthase TrpC encodes the protein MTILDKIIAHKRQEVSERQSLVPAKRLEQSLYMDAQPLSLSHYLLRDDLSGIIAEFKRKSPSKGFINPHAPVERTTLGYMQAGASALSILTDTEFFGGKNEDLTTARRYNFCPILRKDFVIDEYQILEAKSIGADAVLLIAAALMPEEVLQLGRFAKSLGLEVLLEIHSAEELENTLHPDAVTLVGVNNRNLHDFSVRLDTSGELAQRIPAAYVKVTESGLSSAAEIEALRAVGYRGFLIGETFMRHSRPEKACAALVQQLRTTEAFTLI